In Ruminococcaceae bacterium BL-6, a genomic segment contains:
- a CDS encoding transposase: MGRGAVSIADFADAVVDGLGNPLRFILSSGNRNDICLAKTLLEPFDLRGKLILADKGYDSDKFVRWIEKRGGMVVIPSRVIAKHPRTIDRLIYNERHLAENLFLKLKNHRRFATRYEKRAASFLAVTLLAAALLWLS, encoded by the coding sequence TTGGGTCGTGGAGCAGTGTCTATAGCCGATTTCGCCGATGCTGTGGTTGACGGTCTTGGAAACCCTTTGCGGTTTATTCTCTCAAGTGGAAACCGTAACGATATTTGTCTTGCGAAAACCTTACTGGAACCATTTGATTTGCGGGGCAAACTGATTCTTGCTGATAAAGGCTATGACAGCGATAAATTTGTTCGCTGGATTGAAAAACGCGGCGGTATGGTTGTAATTCCCAGCCGTGTTATCGCGAAGCACCCGCGAACTATTGACCGGCTCATTTACAATGAACGGCATTTGGCCGAAAATTTATTCTTGAAACTCAAGAACCATCGCCGTTTTGCAACAAGATACGAGAAGCGAGCGGCCTCTTTTCTTGCTGTTACTCTCCTTGCCGCAGCTCTGCTTTGGTTATCTTGA
- a CDS encoding protein of unknown function (Evidence 5 : Unknown function): MPFIVNEPVNSSRVLRDNTAGNYNHTAAFFNPANKFIAVIAFISKNQFAPQIKWFQ, translated from the coding sequence ATGCCGTTCATTGTAAATGAGCCGGTCAATAGTTCGCGGGTGCTTCGCGATAACACGGCTGGGAATTACAACCATACCGCCGCGTTTTTCAATCCAGCGAACAAATTTATCGCTGTCATAGCCTTTATCAGCAAGAATCAGTTTGCCCCGCAAATCAAATGGTTCCAGTAA
- a CDS encoding transposase: MVDGLGNPLRFILSSGNRNDICLAKTLLEPFDLRGKLILADKGYDSDKFVRWIEKRGGMVVIPSRVIAKHPRTIDRLIYNERHLVENLFLKLKNHRRFATRYEKRAASFLAVTLLAAALLWLS, encoded by the coding sequence GTGGTTGACGGTCTTGGAAACCCTTTGCGGTTTATTCTCTCGAGTGGAAACCGTAACGATATTTGTCTTGCGAAAACCTTACTGGAACCATTTGATTTGCGGGGCAAACTGATTCTTGCTGATAAAGGCTATGACAGCGATAAATTTGTTCGCTGGATTGAAAAACGCGGCGGTATGGTTGTAATTCCCAGCCGTGTTATCGCGAAGCACCCGCGAACTATTGACCGGCTCATTTACAATGAACGGCATTTGGTCGAAAATTTATTCTTGAAACTCAAGAACCATCGCCGTTTTGCAACAAGATACGAGAAGCGAGCGGCCTCTTTTCTTGCTGTTACTCTCCTTGCCGCAGCTCTGCTTTGGTTATCTTGA
- a CDS encoding protein of unknown function (Evidence 5 : Unknown function) produces MDETALMLDSTTIKVHQHGSGLKKGSTKRKPDEAGVD; encoded by the coding sequence GTGGACGAAACCGCACTCATGCTGGACAGCACTACCATTAAGGTGCACCAGCACGGCAGCGGTTTAAAAAAGGGCTCCACGAAGAGGAAACCGGACGAAGCCGGGGTGGACTGA
- a CDS encoding transposase yields MKKDEKRRQGYPSDLTDKQWAEIEPLYSGLREYKWSKRELTDAVLYFVKTGCQWRHLPHDFPPYSTVHSFYRRARISGLWNRILQHMVVKTREDAGRKAEPSYGIIDSQSVKTVAASEKRGIDGGKKRKDASGTSS; encoded by the coding sequence ATGAAAAAAGATGAAAAGCGAAGGCAGGGATACCCAAGCGACCTGACCGACAAACAATGGGCAGAGATAGAACCACTATATTCTGGGTTAAGAGAATATAAGTGGTCAAAACGCGAGTTGACGGATGCCGTTTTGTATTTTGTCAAAACAGGCTGTCAATGGCGTCATTTACCGCATGACTTTCCACCCTATTCAACAGTACACAGTTTCTATCGGCGCGCTCGGATCAGCGGCCTTTGGAATAGAATATTGCAACATATGGTGGTAAAGACGCGTGAAGATGCGGGCCGAAAAGCAGAACCGAGCTATGGAATTATCGACTCTCAAAGTGTCAAGACTGTAGCCGCAAGCGAGAAACGCGGTATTGACGGAGGGAAAAAACGAAAGGACGCAAGCGGCACATCGTCGTAG
- a CDS encoding Tnp_DDE_dom domain-containing protein, translating into MMGNLLAVVVHAANIHDTKSGIEPAKLAFKRYSSIQRFCADAGYRGTFVLDVDKALGLGVDISEKIKPHQWEKLPWRWVVERTFSWLNNSRRLSKDYEITTDSAETIVKISHFHTLLKRL; encoded by the coding sequence GTGATGGGAAATCTGCTTGCAGTCGTCGTCCATGCGGCGAATATTCATGACACGAAGTCGGGCATTGAACCGGCAAAACTTGCTTTTAAGCGCTACTCATCCATCCAAAGATTCTGCGCTGACGCGGGATATCGCGGTACTTTTGTTCTTGATGTGGATAAGGCCCTTGGCCTTGGCGTGGACATTTCGGAAAAAATCAAACCGCACCAGTGGGAAAAGCTTCCCTGGCGTTGGGTGGTTGAGCGTACCTTTAGTTGGCTGAATAACTCCCGTCGTCTCAGCAAGGATTATGAAATTACTACCGATTCTGCTGAAACTATCGTTAAAATCTCTCACTTTCATACACTGCTTAAACGCTTGTGA
- a CDS encoding Cytidylate kinase, translating to MDHVVITIARGFGTGGREIASKLADRLGIHSYANRILTLASQYSGRDEHDFVEVDERLRDGYLRQQLMSLQKRLTPLPETRKFESDDRLFEFQVKIIQELARTESCIVVGKCADSVLKNFDNVLSVYVEAPRAVCVQRVMSRMNVSESEAHTLISKTDKYRAEYYKYYTHGNYWTNPVNYDMTLNSGRLSMEQCMDLIQQALWIKFGEDCKKAFPSASVF from the coding sequence ATGGATCATGTTGTGATTACGATTGCCCGGGGCTTTGGGACGGGCGGCCGCGAGATTGCCTCAAAGCTTGCCGACCGTCTGGGGATTCACAGCTACGCCAACCGGATTCTGACGCTCGCGTCCCAATACAGCGGCAGGGACGAGCACGATTTTGTCGAGGTGGATGAGCGCCTGAGGGACGGATACCTGCGCCAGCAGCTGATGTCTTTGCAGAAAAGGCTGACCCCTCTTCCGGAAACCCGCAAGTTCGAGTCGGACGACCGCCTGTTTGAGTTTCAGGTCAAAATCATCCAGGAGCTGGCCCGCACGGAAAGCTGCATCGTCGTCGGGAAATGCGCCGATTCTGTGCTGAAGAATTTTGACAACGTGCTGAGCGTGTATGTGGAGGCTCCCCGGGCCGTCTGCGTCCAGAGGGTGATGAGCCGCATGAATGTATCGGAGAGCGAAGCGCATACCCTGATTTCAAAAACCGATAAATACCGGGCCGAATACTATAAATATTACACTCACGGCAACTACTGGACGAACCCGGTAAACTATGATATGACGCTGAACAGCGGCCGCTTAAGCATGGAACAATGCATGGATCTCATTCAGCAGGCGCTGTGGATCAAATTCGGCGAAGACTGCAAAAAAGCGTTTCCTTCCGCTTCCGTATTTTAG
- the abgB gene encoding p-aminobenzoyl-glutamate hydrolase subunit B: MKHDDIDPRSCLAEIDEKGKPLCALSDRIWEYAETAFEEFQSAEALAAFLERDGFSVERGAYGIPTAFTGTFGTDGPRIGILGEFDALSGLNQTSGATRKESENPGANGHGCGHNLLGVGSVAAALAVKKYIQSGFPGTVVYYGCPGEEGGSGKAFMARSGAFSNLDCALAWHPSTLNMVYQNTSLANFQLQYTFHGVSAHAAGSPEMGRSALDALELMNVGINFLREHMLGKARVHYAITNTGGYSPNVVQNLAKGIYLVRAPKQGQALELSKRVEKIAAGAAMMTETTVEHRLLKSCANMISNRVMEQVLYDSMRELGTPKYSPEEYGLARRYADTAPAGAGRGYTDAVEERLNPENQKLLLNKKSDPFYDFIVPYEPMHLVRVEAGSTDVGDVSWMCPTVQLYAATWAPGTPGHSWQVVSQGKSSYAHKGMLFAGKALALTAMRLMRDPGLLERAGEEHRLALKGQTYIPIPGEIHPVPLGSVK, from the coding sequence ATGAAACACGATGACATAGACCCGCGAAGCTGCCTTGCGGAAATCGATGAAAAAGGAAAGCCGCTCTGCGCGCTGAGCGACCGGATATGGGAATACGCCGAAACCGCGTTTGAAGAATTTCAGTCGGCGGAAGCGCTCGCCGCTTTTCTGGAGCGGGATGGCTTTTCGGTGGAGCGCGGTGCATATGGCATCCCGACCGCGTTTACCGGAACCTTTGGAACGGACGGCCCCAGGATCGGGATCCTGGGCGAATTCGATGCGCTGTCCGGCCTGAACCAGACGTCGGGGGCGACCCGGAAGGAATCGGAAAATCCCGGGGCGAACGGCCACGGATGCGGCCACAATCTTTTGGGGGTCGGCTCCGTTGCGGCGGCGCTGGCGGTGAAAAAATATATTCAGAGCGGATTCCCCGGTACGGTCGTCTATTACGGCTGCCCCGGCGAGGAAGGCGGCTCCGGCAAGGCGTTTATGGCCAGAAGCGGCGCTTTTTCAAATCTGGACTGCGCGCTGGCCTGGCACCCTTCCACCCTGAACATGGTGTATCAGAATACCTCTCTGGCAAATTTCCAGCTGCAGTATACCTTTCACGGCGTCAGCGCCCATGCCGCCGGCAGCCCCGAAATGGGCCGCAGCGCGCTGGACGCGCTGGAGCTGATGAACGTAGGGATAAACTTTTTGCGCGAACATATGCTGGGAAAAGCCCGTGTCCATTATGCAATCACGAATACCGGCGGATATTCCCCGAATGTGGTGCAGAATCTGGCAAAGGGCATTTATCTGGTGCGCGCGCCGAAGCAGGGGCAGGCGCTGGAGCTTTCCAAACGGGTGGAAAAGATTGCCGCGGGCGCGGCGATGATGACGGAAACCACGGTGGAGCACCGGCTGCTGAAGTCCTGCGCGAACATGATTTCGAACCGGGTGATGGAGCAGGTGCTGTACGACTCCATGAGGGAGCTCGGTACGCCGAAGTATTCCCCCGAGGAATACGGGCTGGCCCGCCGCTATGCCGATACCGCGCCCGCGGGCGCGGGCCGCGGCTACACGGACGCCGTGGAAGAAAGGCTGAATCCGGAGAATCAGAAGCTCCTTCTGAATAAAAAGAGCGATCCTTTTTACGACTTTATCGTTCCCTATGAGCCGATGCACCTGGTACGCGTTGAGGCCGGCTCCACCGATGTGGGGGATGTCAGCTGGATGTGCCCGACCGTTCAGCTTTACGCCGCCACCTGGGCGCCCGGTACGCCGGGGCATTCGTGGCAGGTGGTCTCGCAGGGAAAATCCTCTTACGCGCATAAGGGAATGCTGTTTGCGGGAAAGGCGCTCGCCCTCACCGCAATGCGCCTGATGCGGGACCCCGGGCTTCTGGAGCGGGCTGGGGAGGAGCACAGGCTGGCGCTGAAGGGACAGACCTATATCCCCATCCCCGGCGAGATTCATCCGGTGCCCCTCGGAAGCGTGAAATAG